One segment of Micromonospora sp. M71_S20 DNA contains the following:
- a CDS encoding transposase produces MLKRVAWDDGATTEVQAQGLGLIESGRSVTDVVRDLGISGQSIYTWRRQDRIERGLVPGLSSAKKRN; encoded by the coding sequence ATGTTGAAGAGAGTGGCATGGGACGACGGGGCTACCACCGAAGTTCAAGCGCAAGGTCTTGGCCTGATCGAGTCCGGCCGGTCGGTGACCGACGTGGTTCGGGACCTGGGCATCAGCGGTCAGTCGATATACACCTGGCGGCGACAAGACCGTATTGAGCGTGGCCTGGTGCCAGGGCTGAGTAGTGCGAAGAAGAGGAACTGA